One Stigmatopora argus isolate UIUO_Sarg chromosome 20, RoL_Sarg_1.0, whole genome shotgun sequence genomic region harbors:
- the LOC144065602 gene encoding uncharacterized protein LOC144065602, which yields MSARTKRPKFQKELFDLKGYRLEGFPQQKMRDEQIPIKKEEDHFTWSPGETVKGDVLGLASGGVEPANASAWPQIKEEEPEFSQQCKREEQPPIKNEECIKWSSGEPFKSEDDLGVASVGVELLSGSSTEGWQAESSISPLSDGDDLLNDDDVKKNPSGDKLCKCFQCWKFFGKKSSLKTHMRSHTGEKPLSCTVCGKTFTHKGKFKIHTRTHMGDKPFSCSVCGQTFTRKGHLISHARTHTCEKPFSCSVCGQTFTRKESLKTHTRNHTGEKPFSCSVCGKTFTRKEILKTHTRTHTGEKPFLCSVCGKAFSQKQDLQKHTRTHTGEKPFSCSVCGKAFTEKGTLKTHIRIHTAEKPFSCSVCGRRFTHKESLKPHIRIHTGEKPFSCSVCGQRFTPKENLKTHTRTHTGEKTFSCSVCGTAFSQKQDLLIHTRTNTGKKHFPAQFVVEHFPKGEA from the exons ATGTCCGCAAGAACGAAACGGCCAAAGTTCCAGAAGGAACTTTTTGACCTCAAAGGatatagactagaag ggttccctcaacaaaaaatgagagatgagcaaattccaataaaaaaggaggaagatcatttcacctggtcaccaggtGAGACAGTGAAAGGGGATGTTCTGGGCTTGGCCAGTGGAGGGGTGGAGcctgcaaacgcctcagcatggccccaaattaaagaggaggagccagagttctctcaacagtgcaaaagagaagagcaacctccaatcaaaaatgaggaatGTATCAAATGGTCAagtggtgagcctttcaagagtgaagatgatctgggcgtggccagcgtagGGGTGGAGCTTCTGagtggcagctcaacagaaggatggcaagcAGAAAGTTCAATttctcctttatcagatggcgaCGACCTGcttaatgatgatgatgttaagaaaaatcccagcggcgacaaactctgcaaatgctttcagtgttggaaattttttgggaaaaagtcttctttgaaaacacatatgaggagccacactggggagaaacccttatcttgtacagtttgtggtaaaacatttacacacaagggaaaatttaaaatacacacaagaacccacatgggtgacaaaccattttcatgctcagtttgtggtcaaacattcacacggaagggacacttaattagtcatgcaagaacacacacttgtgaaaaaccattttcttgttcagtttgcggtcaaacattcacacgcaaggaaagcttaaaaacgcacacaagaaaccacactggtgaaaaaccattttcgtgttcagtttgtggtaaaactttCACACGCAAGGAAatcttaaaaacgcacacaagaacccacactggtgaaaaaccatttttatgttcagtttgtggtaaagccttttctcaaaagcaagatttacaaaaacacacaagaacccacactggtgaaaaaccattttcgtgctcagtttgtggtaaagcattTACAGAAAAAGGAAcgttaaaaacccacataagaattCACACtgctgaaaaaccattttcgtgttcagtttgtggtcgaagattcacacacaaggaaagcttaaaacCCCACataagaatccacactggtgaaaaaccattttcgtgttcagtttgtggtcaaagatttacaccgaaggaaaacttaaaaacccacacaagaacccacactggtgaaaaaacattttcgtgttcagtttgtggtacagccttttctcaaaagcaagatttactaatacacacaagaaccaacactggcaaaaaacattttcctgctcagtttgtggtcgaacattttcccaaaggagaagcttaa